A section of the Ranitomeya imitator isolate aRanImi1 chromosome 7, aRanImi1.pri, whole genome shotgun sequence genome encodes:
- the LOC138646045 gene encoding olfactory receptor-like protein DTMT yields the protein MENYTSVPGEFHILPFFNNSDRSSLMFAMFYSLGILMNVLIVTLIYVDEQLHSPMYLFLCNLSLVDMCYTTAIIPKLLHILSSGNHKMSFWQCFTQMFFFFLASGTEDLLLFTMAYDRYVAICKPLHYNIILSKKVCFTLMASMWFIASLNSGLVTVRTLKMSFCRSTTIHQFHCDAKALTKISCAGKEIFYLVIYFDILFFGLCPFLCSLTSYAKMLQVIFRIKSRDGRTKAFSTCSTHLIVIMLYYSTGVSMYLLPTTRYSDILDQIFTLLYATATPTLNPLIYSLRNRDVKRAVMRLLQLKRQSTIDY from the coding sequence ATGGAGAACTACACGTCTGTTCCTGGAGAATTCCACATTTTGCCTTTTTTTAATAATTCTGACAGGTCATCTCTCATGTTCGCGATGTTCTACTCGCTTGGAATCCTCATGAATGTGCTGATCGTTACTCTGATCTATGTGGATGAGCAGCTGCACAGCCCCATGTATCTGTTCCTCTGTAACCTGTCCTTAGTGGACATGTGTTATACGACAGCTATCATCCCCAAACTATTACATATACTTTCATCTGGAAATCACAAAATGTCCTTCTGGCAATGCTTCACCCAGATGTTTTTCTTCTTCTTGGCTTCCGGGACAGAAGATCTTCTGCTGTTCACAATGGCCTATGACCGGTACGTCGCCATCTGTAAGCCCCTACATTATAATATTATATTGAGTAAAAAAGTCTGCTTCACCTTGATGGCCTCCATGTGGTTCATTGCATCATTAAACTCAGGTTTGGTCACAGTCCGGACCTTGAAGATGTCCTTCTGTCGTTCCACCACAATCCACCAATTCCATTGTGATGCGAAAGCTTTAACGAAGATCTCATGTGCTGGCAAAGAGATATTTTATCTGGTGATTTATTTTGACATATTATTTTTTGGACTTTGTCCATTTTTATGTAGTTTGACATCTTATGCAAAAATGTTACAAGTTATATTTCGTATAAAATCTAGGGATGGAAGAACAAAGGCTTTCTCCACCTGCTCCACTCATCTCATCGTCATCATGCTCTACTACAGCACAGGAGTATCGATGTATTTATTGCCAACTACTAGATACTCTGATATTCTGGATCAGATCTTCACCTTGTTATATGCCACAGCCACGCCAACGCTAAATCCACTGATATACAGTCTACGTAATAGAGATGTGAAGCGGGCGGTGATGAGACTGCTACAACTAAAGAGACAATCCACTATAGACTATTGA